A window of Anomalospiza imberbis isolate Cuckoo-Finch-1a 21T00152 chromosome 4, ASM3175350v1, whole genome shotgun sequence contains these coding sequences:
- the PPID gene encoding peptidyl-prolyl cis-trans isomerase D, whose amino-acid sequence MSHPSPAARPSKASNPRAFFDVDIGGERVGRIVFELFADVVPKTAENFRALCTGEKGTGPTTGKPLHYKGCPFHRIIKQFMVQGGDFTNQNGTGGESIYGEKFEDENFHYQHDKPGLLSMANAGPGTNGSQFFITTVPTPHLDGKHVVFGQVIKGMGVVKILENVEVKGENPAKLCVIAECGELKEGDDWGITPQDGSGDTHPDFPEDSDIDLKDVDKIVAIAEDTKNIGNTFFKSQNWAMAAKKYSKSLRYVEASEAVAEEADKPKLKTVALTCVLNIGACKLKLSDWQGAIESCSEALKIDPANTKALYRRAQGWQGIKDLDQALADLKKAHEIAPEDKAIQTETLKIKQKIKAQKEKEKAAYAKMFA is encoded by the exons ATGTCGCACCCGTCCCCTGCCGCCCGGCCCAGCAAGGCCAGCAACCCCCGCGCCTTCTTCGATGTGGACATCGGGGGCGAGcgag TTGGACGTATTGTCTTTGAATTATTTGCTGACGTTGTACCTAAAACTGCTGAGAATTTCCGTGCGTTATGTACAGGAGAAAAAGGAACAGGGCCTACCACTGGAAAACCTCTCCATTATAAAGGATGTCCTTTCCACAGAA ttatTAAGCAGTTTATGGTTCAAGGTGGAGATTTCACAAACCAAAATGGCACAGGTGGAGAAAGTATATATGGTGAAAAATTTGAGGACGAAAACTTTCATTATCAG CATGATAAACCAGGTCTGCTCAGCATGGCAAATGCAGGACCTGGTACTAATGGCTCTCAGTTCTTTATTACAACGGTGCCTACTCCTCACCTGGATGGAAAACATGTGGTGTTTGGCCAAGTGATCAAAGGAATGGGTGTAGTTAAAATACTAGAAAATGTTGAAGTAAAAGGAGAAAATCCTGCTAAG TTGTGTGTCATCGCTGAATGTGGAGAGCTAAAGGAAGGAGATGACTGGGGAATTACTCCCCAGGATGGATCTGGAGATACTCATCCAGATTTTCCTGAAGATTCAGATATAGACTTGAAAGAT GTTGACAAGATTGTGGCCATAGCAGAAGACACAAAGAATATAGGAAATACTTTCTTCAAATCGCAAAATTGGGCAATGGCAGCTAAAAAGTATAGTAAAAGTTTACG gTATGTAGAAGCTTCTGAAGCAGTGGCAGAGGAGGCAGACAAACCCAAGTTAAAGACTGTTGCTTTGACCTGTGTTCTAAACATCGGTGCTTGCAAACTAAAACTGTCAGATTGGCAGGGAGCCATTGAGAGCTGTTCAGAG GCTCTTAAAATAGATCCAGCAAATACTAAAGCTCTCTACAGACGGGCTCAAGGATGGCAGGGAATAAAAGATCTCGATCAAGCACTG gCTGATCTTAAAAAGGCTCATGAAAtagcccctgaagacaaag CTATCCAGACGGAAACACTCAAAATCAAGCAGAAGATAAAAGCccaaaaggagaaagagaaagcagCTTATGCTAAAATgtttgcttga